From one Mycolicibacterium sp. HK-90 genomic stretch:
- a CDS encoding trimeric intracellular cation channel family protein — MLQTVLNYLGIAVFASSGAMVAIRKGFDLFGIAALGVLTAVSGGVLRDLFLNVSPPASIQHWPNVTVALIATAVATVTARHFIRMRRIVLTLDAVGMGFFATSGAAFAVDHGASWFAAVLIGMTTAIGGGIVRDVLVREIPLLMRPDDLYAVPAMIGATTYAAIDYFGPQWIGLAVGTVLATTLRLAALWFRWRLPTGPSDLITGADS, encoded by the coding sequence GTGCTGCAGACGGTCCTCAACTACCTCGGTATCGCGGTGTTCGCGTCTTCGGGCGCCATGGTCGCGATCCGGAAAGGCTTCGACCTGTTCGGTATCGCGGCACTGGGGGTCCTCACGGCAGTCAGCGGTGGCGTGCTGCGCGACCTGTTCCTCAACGTCAGCCCGCCGGCATCGATCCAGCACTGGCCCAACGTCACGGTCGCCCTGATCGCCACGGCGGTGGCCACGGTGACGGCCAGGCACTTCATCCGGATGCGCCGGATTGTGCTCACGCTGGACGCCGTCGGAATGGGATTCTTCGCGACCTCGGGTGCGGCGTTCGCGGTCGATCACGGCGCCAGTTGGTTCGCGGCCGTGCTCATCGGTATGACCACGGCCATCGGCGGCGGCATCGTCCGTGACGTGCTGGTCCGGGAGATCCCGCTGTTGATGCGGCCGGACGATCTGTACGCGGTCCCCGCGATGATCGGCGCCACGACCTATGCGGCCATCGACTATTTCGGGCCGCAGTGGATCGGCCTTGCGGTCGGCACGGTGCTCGCCACCACGCTGAGGTTGGCCGCCCTGTGGTTCCGTTGGCGCTTGCCCACCGGGCCGTCCGATCTGATCACCGGAGCGGATTCCTGA